The Candidatus Omnitrophota bacterium genome window below encodes:
- a CDS encoding PilN domain-containing protein — MPQINLLAPGFKKREVTPSTASFSKAQAQSQFQQKTERVYPGISSGVLDVLPAVGFRCAICGGIILAIWSFFLVNIPGNQKTLKELEVKVSVLATNPKEIERIRTERVILEKKVNLIDNLSSRKFLWSEKLALIADLIPDGVWINEIRSSSKKDAAAAKAPPSDEKTVFTIKGTAVAYKIQDAVGLISDFIKNLQENADFSKDFQEIKLNTIAKGTVGSLDVMKFDLLCESK, encoded by the coding sequence ATGCCGCAAATAAATCTTTTAGCACCGGGATTTAAAAAAAGAGAAGTGACGCCGTCTACGGCCTCTTTCTCTAAGGCGCAGGCGCAATCTCAATTCCAGCAGAAAACAGAGAGAGTGTATCCAGGGATCTCTTCAGGTGTCTTGGATGTCTTGCCGGCGGTGGGTTTTCGTTGCGCGATTTGCGGTGGCATTATTCTTGCCATCTGGAGCTTTTTCTTGGTCAATATTCCTGGAAATCAAAAAACACTGAAAGAGCTAGAAGTAAAAGTTTCTGTTCTCGCCACTAATCCCAAAGAGATAGAGCGCATCAGGACTGAGCGCGTCATTCTCGAAAAAAAAGTTAACCTTATCGACAATCTTTCTTCTCGGAAATTTTTATGGTCCGAAAAATTGGCCCTGATCGCGGATCTTATCCCAGATGGAGTATGGATCAATGAAATACGTTCAAGCAGTAAGAAAGATGCGGCAGCGGCTAAAGCTCCTCCCAGCGATGAAAAAACAGTTTTCACTATAAAAGGCACGGCTGTTGCTTACAAGATCCAAGATGCGGTCGGTCTTATTAGCGACTTTATAAAGAATTTACAAGAAAACGCTGATTTTTCTAAAGATTTTCAAGAGATCAAACTTAATACAATCGCGAAGGGAACTGTAGGGAGCTTGGATGTTATGAAGTTTGATTTATTGTGCGAATCTAAATAA
- the pilO gene encoding type 4a pilus biogenesis protein PilO, with protein sequence MARPPARKQATPLDDYLNLAIKHSPILAPILVVILGIAVLIWPSYQKLSTIKASIKEKQDILTMVDRSSADVSKMQKELEIFKNKVVEFETRLPKRIKTNLIIETLQEITEKASLKFSSLEPTTIRKHVIAETNDTFVELPIRVRLRCGYYEMVNFLKKIETAKQLMKISDLVIIDDPAADWDHGIEFTISAFSRGENGD encoded by the coding sequence ATGGCCAGACCTCCAGCAAGAAAACAGGCAACACCTCTTGACGATTATCTGAATTTGGCGATCAAGCACTCGCCAATATTGGCTCCTATTTTGGTTGTGATTTTGGGAATCGCTGTTTTAATTTGGCCGTCGTACCAGAAGCTTTCGACCATTAAAGCTAGCATCAAAGAGAAACAAGATATTTTAACAATGGTTGACAGAAGCAGCGCGGATGTTAGTAAAATGCAGAAAGAATTAGAGATTTTTAAGAACAAAGTTGTTGAATTCGAAACTCGATTACCCAAAAGAATTAAAACAAACTTGATCATTGAGACCTTGCAGGAAATTACTGAAAAGGCGAGCCTTAAGTTTTCTTCGCTTGAGCCAACAACCATTCGGAAACATGTTATCGCGGAGACAAATGATACTTTTGTAGAATTGCCCATCCGAGTTAGATTGCGGTGCGGGTACTATGAAATGGTTAATTTTCTTAAGAAAATTGAAACCGCAAAACAGCTTATGAAAATATCTGATCTAGTCATTATTGATGATCCGGCTGCGGATTGGGATCATGGCATTGAATTTACGATCAGTGCTTTTTCGCGAGGTGAAAATGGCGACTAA
- a CDS encoding general secretion pathway protein GspB, which produces MATKAKKKVIYFMSLMAFLSTIFFPTRTMFGQGEKSAASTKKRDPFVALVNSQGKIKAKEELFPSIAPKSLSMNIVLKAIIWDEARPLAMINNKVYGQGSEITKGLIVEKINPNDVVLNDNGNPVVIQLRKAVKND; this is translated from the coding sequence ATGGCGACTAAAGCGAAAAAAAAAGTTATTTATTTTATGAGCTTAATGGCTTTTTTGTCCACTATTTTCTTCCCGACGAGAACAATGTTTGGCCAAGGAGAGAAAAGCGCGGCTTCAACAAAAAAAAGAGACCCTTTTGTTGCATTAGTTAATTCTCAAGGTAAAATAAAAGCTAAGGAAGAATTATTTCCTTCTATTGCGCCTAAGTCGCTTTCTATGAATATTGTATTAAAGGCAATTATCTGGGATGAGGCGAGGCCGCTAGCGATGATCAACAATAAGGTGTATGGACAGGGAAGCGAAATCACAAAAGGACTTATAGTCGAGAAGATCAATCCTAATGATGTGGTTCTTAATGACAATGGAAATCCTGTCGTTATCCAACTACGCAAAGCGGTGAAAAATGATTAA
- a CDS encoding secretin N-terminal domain-containing protein, which yields MIKTKKIYFLMCTVVMLAFPMVLSAQEEARQVDENMVSQPQAASSDAIAPMAPSIAADVATNAGSENVPSVNSPGTEKNDDNLISVNFENVDIRDVIRILADKGHVNMIVGPDVAATVNIQLNNISWEKALDVILMTYSLTYKKDGDLIRIMTLDQLQVEDEKVPLATKIIKLNFARGGEVKSNFEKMLSARGRIDVVERTNSLIITDLPDNIARIEEIAVELDTRTPQVMIEALLADVVVSQDDQLGINWDIAWPDGGAPQRTIEQDFGSLGAPGGIITFGTTMLTDKDLHATIAAWQRQSKVNILAHPQIMTLDNLAAKISLTEEIPYQQQTDSTEGGSVVSTSFKESGINLTVMPHITTKDNYIYLTIDVKQSFRSGFTADDQPIVDSRSAQTNLLVKNRETAVIGGLRKKNDTFTVNKLPILGDIPLIGSAFRKRVEALSDIDLMIFVTPTIVTDVNLTDKQENTLELFEEETEDWAHQFDQVKQKKREGTAEPKSATIGAKEDAEPDLFYLKPPALLNEGR from the coding sequence ATGATTAAAACAAAAAAAATTTATTTTCTGATGTGTACCGTGGTGATGCTCGCATTTCCGATGGTGTTGTCGGCGCAAGAAGAAGCGCGGCAAGTTGACGAAAACATGGTTAGTCAGCCTCAAGCGGCTTCTTCCGACGCAATAGCACCGATGGCGCCTTCCATTGCTGCGGATGTTGCAACGAATGCGGGTTCAGAAAATGTTCCTTCTGTAAACTCCCCGGGAACAGAAAAAAACGACGACAACCTTATTAGCGTTAATTTTGAAAATGTTGATATTCGTGACGTTATTCGCATCCTTGCTGACAAGGGCCATGTGAATATGATCGTTGGGCCCGATGTTGCGGCGACGGTGAATATTCAGTTGAATAATATAAGCTGGGAAAAAGCCTTAGATGTTATCCTGATGACGTACAGTTTGACATATAAAAAGGACGGCGATCTTATTCGTATTATGACGCTTGATCAGCTACAGGTTGAAGATGAGAAAGTTCCTTTAGCAACAAAAATCATTAAGCTAAATTTTGCTCGCGGCGGGGAAGTGAAAAGTAATTTCGAGAAGATGCTTAGCGCGCGTGGCAGGATTGATGTTGTCGAGCGTACAAATAGCCTCATTATCACGGATCTACCCGATAATATCGCCAGAATCGAGGAAATTGCCGTAGAGCTTGATACAAGAACTCCTCAGGTCATGATCGAGGCTTTATTGGCGGATGTGGTTGTTAGCCAAGACGATCAATTGGGTATTAACTGGGATATCGCTTGGCCGGATGGAGGAGCTCCCCAAAGAACTATTGAACAGGATTTTGGTTCTCTTGGCGCTCCGGGCGGGATCATCACATTTGGAACAACCATGCTAACCGATAAAGATCTCCATGCGACAATTGCTGCTTGGCAACGGCAATCAAAAGTAAATATTTTGGCCCATCCACAAATAATGACCTTGGATAACCTAGCGGCAAAGATCAGCTTAACAGAGGAAATTCCGTATCAACAACAGACTGATTCAACTGAAGGAGGTAGCGTTGTTTCAACTTCGTTTAAAGAATCAGGGATTAATCTAACGGTTATGCCGCACATCACGACCAAAGATAATTACATTTACTTGACCATTGATGTCAAGCAAAGTTTTCGTTCCGGATTTACGGCCGATGATCAGCCAATTGTTGATAGTCGCTCTGCTCAAACAAATCTTTTGGTCAAGAACCGCGAAACTGCGGTTATTGGGGGCTTGCGCAAAAAGAATGATACATTCACCGTTAATAAGCTTCCTATTTTGGGAGACATTCCTTTGATTGGTTCAGCTTTTCGCAAACGCGTTGAGGCACTTTCGGATATAGACTTAATGATTTTTGTGACCCCAACAATCGTTACGGATGTCAATTTAACCGACAAACAAGAAAATACTTTGGAATTGTTTGAAGAAGAAACCGAGGATTGGGCTCATCAATTTGATCAGGTGAAGCAAAAAAAGCGAGAGGGAACAGCGGAGCCGAAATCGGCAACAATCGGGGCGAAAGAAGATGCCGAGCCGGATCTTTTTTATCTCAAGCCGCCTGCGCTGCTTAACGAGGGACGTTAA
- a CDS encoding tetratricopeptide repeat protein produces the protein MTVFNKDFFLSSVFFLALMLAGYAQASDEITNDGWTQSLSNLKSSMSELLKQNDALSVENDLLRKKIVELQSELKKAAEAKEKLSQEPRRLNALLDEKNKEASLLEKKIQEIQAQVQQLKTDQDETQKSIAQRQEKQKPLEAEVKGWKGKIDQLEKELKLSKSDNQNFLKKAENEKSELKKQLVDSEKKLARVQKNLEESKKRSAQPSVESVALAADQEKMSQELERLRNLIQTHTQEKQKLQEENIRISDQYKSDLDKLNQQIAELKKQNQELESVAIAPLPKVPSAAKDKKIASQTASLKEENSALKNKVSELMGSVVKLNRDKAMIESLLDVQTKTLRKKTVGSKKSVDQTNHELLAYKYAANGEYEKAIEEYQLAIAARPKNKDLYYNLGFVYDQLGKNDEAIANYKQVLKLNPNDKEANYNLAQIYKKLSDTASYQYYYDRFIKLNKR, from the coding sequence ATGACAGTGTTCAATAAAGATTTTTTTCTTTCTTCAGTTTTTTTCTTAGCGTTGATGCTGGCGGGTTATGCCCAGGCTTCCGATGAAATAACGAATGATGGATGGACGCAAAGCCTATCAAATCTAAAAAGCAGTATGAGTGAGCTTTTAAAGCAAAACGATGCCCTCTCTGTTGAGAATGATCTCTTAAGAAAAAAGATCGTTGAATTGCAGTCAGAACTAAAAAAAGCTGCAGAGGCAAAAGAAAAATTATCGCAAGAGCCGCGACGGCTTAATGCTCTTTTAGATGAGAAAAATAAAGAAGCTAGCTTACTTGAGAAGAAAATTCAAGAGATTCAAGCGCAAGTTCAGCAGCTTAAAACGGATCAAGATGAGACGCAAAAGAGTATTGCTCAGCGTCAGGAAAAACAAAAACCGCTTGAGGCTGAAGTCAAAGGATGGAAAGGAAAAATAGATCAGCTTGAAAAGGAGCTGAAGCTGTCCAAGAGTGATAATCAAAACTTTCTTAAAAAAGCAGAAAATGAGAAAAGCGAATTAAAGAAGCAGTTGGTGGATAGCGAAAAGAAGCTTGCTCGGGTTCAAAAGAATTTAGAAGAAAGCAAAAAACGATCCGCACAACCATCAGTGGAATCGGTAGCTTTAGCGGCTGATCAAGAAAAAATGTCTCAGGAGCTGGAAAGATTAAGAAATTTGATTCAAACGCACACTCAGGAGAAGCAAAAGCTGCAGGAAGAGAACATCCGCATCAGCGATCAGTATAAATCAGACCTTGATAAATTAAATCAACAAATCGCTGAGCTCAAAAAGCAAAATCAAGAATTAGAAAGCGTAGCCATTGCTCCTTTACCAAAAGTGCCCTCAGCGGCAAAGGACAAGAAGATTGCCAGCCAAACGGCTTCTCTAAAAGAAGAGAATAGCGCGCTGAAGAATAAAGTTTCGGAATTGATGGGCTCAGTTGTTAAACTCAATCGCGATAAGGCGATGATCGAATCACTGCTTGATGTCCAAACAAAAACGTTGAGAAAGAAAACCGTTGGCAGTAAAAAATCCGTCGATCAAACAAATCACGAGCTTTTGGCTTATAAATATGCGGCCAATGGCGAATACGAGAAAGCCATCGAGGAGTATCAATTGGCGATCGCGGCACGTCCTAAAAATAAAGATCTCTACTATAATCTTGGGTTTGTTTATGACCAGCTTGGGAAAAACGATGAAGCCATTGCGAATTACAAGCAAGTCTTAAAACTCAATCCCAACGACAAAGAAGCGAACTACAACTTAGCGCAAATCTACAAGAAGCTTTCCGATACGGCATCATACCAATACTATTATGACCGTTTTATTAAACTCAATAAAAGATAA
- the pilM gene encoding type IV pilus assembly protein PilM, which produces MFGGKKIAKKSDVAIGLDVGNFAVKVVQLSQKGDTFNLDSFGYAKINIEKLDGVVEAIKNACAEAGITQKKVNASITPEGVIVRYLTLPEMNTDELKKAMEFEIERYVPFERKDVVNDYMILKERPDSKNMKILLVAAKKDFVENRIKILREAGLDPEVITIDAIVLKDTFQLNYPEKNNKVVGLLNIGAKSSNINIVKGPTSYFMRDIQLGGDNITHLLKEKIDIGLEEAEKIKCSLTLEDKEKFKIIEPVLGNLLNEVYLSFDYYESEFGLVVDEVFVSGGTARLKWLTDFLKENLNREVSVLSPVKRFTAAPAVSQSRLELFSPSLVVATGLALENFS; this is translated from the coding sequence GTGTTCGGTGGGAAAAAAATTGCAAAGAAATCGGATGTAGCTATTGGCCTTGATGTCGGGAATTTTGCCGTCAAGGTTGTCCAGCTTAGCCAAAAAGGCGATACTTTTAATTTAGATAGTTTTGGCTATGCAAAGATCAATATTGAGAAATTAGATGGAGTCGTAGAGGCTATCAAAAATGCTTGCGCTGAAGCGGGTATCACGCAAAAAAAGGTTAATGCGTCTATTACGCCGGAAGGCGTTATCGTCAGGTATTTAACATTGCCTGAGATGAATACGGATGAGCTTAAAAAAGCGATGGAATTTGAGATCGAACGTTATGTTCCATTTGAGAGAAAAGATGTTGTTAATGACTATATGATCCTTAAAGAACGTCCCGATTCTAAGAATATGAAGATTTTGCTTGTTGCGGCAAAAAAAGATTTTGTCGAAAATCGGATCAAGATCTTGCGAGAGGCGGGCTTGGATCCGGAAGTCATTACCATTGATGCTATCGTTTTGAAGGACACTTTTCAATTGAATTACCCTGAGAAGAATAATAAAGTTGTAGGGCTTCTTAATATCGGAGCTAAATCTTCAAATATTAATATTGTTAAAGGTCCGACATCTTATTTTATGCGCGACATCCAATTGGGGGGCGATAATATTACGCACCTGCTCAAAGAAAAGATTGATATCGGCCTGGAAGAAGCGGAAAAGATCAAGTGCAGCCTTACGCTGGAAGACAAGGAGAAATTCAAGATCATTGAGCCGGTTCTGGGAAATTTATTGAATGAAGTTTATCTGTCGTTTGACTATTACGAAAGTGAATTTGGGCTGGTCGTTGATGAAGTTTTTGTTAGTGGCGGTACGGCTCGCTTAAAATGGCTAACCGATTTCTTAAAGGAAAATCTTAACAGAGAAGTTTCCGTCCTAAGCCCTGTTAAGAGGTTCACCGCAGCTCCAGCTGTCTCACAATCACGCCTTGAATTATTTTCTCCCTCGCTTGTTGTTGCTACCGGTCTCGCCTTAGAGAATTTTAGTTAA
- a CDS encoding type II secretion system protein, with the protein MKNRKGFTLVEIMIVVAIIALLAAIAIPNLLRAKIAANDAVASSTLRTLSTAAETFATSNQGTYPSDVDDLTNATPPYINKNYCDGVTAAGFTFDCDWDTGGYTLIASPATVGTTGSATFTMVTGGILTGN; encoded by the coding sequence ATGAAAAACAGAAAAGGTTTTACATTGGTTGAAATTATGATCGTTGTGGCTATCATCGCTTTGTTAGCTGCTATTGCTATCCCTAATTTACTCAGGGCTAAGATTGCTGCTAACGATGCTGTTGCGAGCAGCACACTGCGTACCTTATCAACGGCAGCTGAAACTTTTGCCACGAGTAATCAGGGTACCTATCCGTCTGATGTTGATGATTTAACCAACGCGACTCCTCCCTACATCAATAAAAATTACTGTGACGGGGTTACAGCAGCTGGCTTTACTTTTGATTGCGATTGGGATACTGGCGGCTATACTCTTATAGCTTCTCCAGCAACGGTAGGCACAACCGGAAGCGCAACGTTTACCATGGTAACGGGAGGTATCTTAACGGGAAACTAA
- a CDS encoding type II secretion system protein: MSRQFQNKKVLLRGLTLVETLVTTVVFSLAFLGVLFSYVTCLELSEIAKNSSQALFAVKSQIETIKNTNFDQVKTAYNNTSYAAANLVGIGVSYIDDSNPRLLFIVSTFCWRQPNGRVIGEDRNLNAQLDAGEDLNGNGRLDSLVTTVDYIYDR, translated from the coding sequence ATGAGCAGGCAATTTCAAAATAAGAAAGTTTTGCTAAGGGGGCTAACGCTCGTAGAGACATTAGTCACAACTGTTGTTTTTTCTCTAGCTTTCTTGGGGGTCTTGTTCAGCTATGTGACTTGCCTTGAACTTAGTGAAATTGCTAAAAATTCATCCCAAGCCCTATTTGCTGTCAAATCACAAATAGAAACAATAAAGAATACAAATTTTGATCAAGTAAAAACGGCATATAACAATACTTCATATGCAGCGGCTAATTTAGTGGGTATTGGAGTAAGCTATATCGATGATTCAAATCCAAGATTACTTTTCATTGTTAGCACGTTTTGTTGGCGGCAACCTAATGGCCGCGTAATCGGGGAGGACAGAAATCTCAACGCGCAACTCGATGCGGGAGAAGATCTAAATGGTAATGGCCGATTGGATTCTTTGGTGACAACGGTTGATTATATTTATGATCGGTGA
- a CDS encoding prepilin-type N-terminal cleavage/methylation domain-containing protein has protein sequence MQENSFKRNVKGFTLTEVLITLGIFSIMGAGIFIVLSGGKSTWFDTDTSIELQQDLRIVLEKTTRELHESGFDKNGVLQANINDGVGPNGTDTLRFSIPTVCHGGDSVVDSSGDVVHWRAPLIWGCTQSSCMDADNDCNTIDYQFIEYGVDAQDQFVRKVISGAGLVVRQDIFANNISDFQVDATVDGGLVTLSISAQKNSPTGRALSAAASMAVYLRNRG, from the coding sequence ATGCAAGAAAACTCTTTTAAAAGAAATGTAAAAGGATTTACCCTAACCGAGGTTTTGATAACACTTGGCATCTTCTCTATTATGGGCGCGGGGATCTTTATCGTCTTATCAGGCGGTAAATCAACCTGGTTTGACACGGATACGAGTATTGAATTGCAACAAGACTTAAGGATCGTTCTTGAGAAAACGACGCGAGAATTACATGAGTCTGGATTTGACAAAAACGGAGTTTTACAGGCTAATATTAACGATGGCGTTGGCCCGAATGGAACTGATACTCTAAGGTTTTCGATCCCTACCGTTTGCCATGGCGGGGATAGCGTGGTTGATAGTAGCGGCGACGTTGTGCATTGGCGTGCTCCGTTAATCTGGGGCTGTACACAATCAAGCTGCATGGATGCTGACAATGATTGTAATACCATTGATTATCAGTTTATAGAATATGGCGTGGATGCTCAAGATCAGTTTGTGCGAAAAGTGATCAGCGGGGCGGGCCTTGTTGTGAGGCAAGATATTTTCGCCAATAATATTAGTGACTTTCAAGTTGATGCCACGGTGGATGGAGGGCTTGTTACGTTAAGTATTAGCGCGCAGAAAAACTCACCGACCGGAAGAGCATTGTCGGCAGCTGCCAGCATGGCCGTATATTTAAGGAATCGAGGGTAA
- a CDS encoding DUF4900 domain-containing protein → MNKKNTKGTVLIVSLMAVTVLLILGAMFIVRAISEKAASDRERMLTQAFYLADGGSQVGINQMDVLINTNLMATVNNTNPQVIANDAAGYVASGDGLGFLIQYARDGGAAQFILNGAQARYTGSVIAAGSGTYQHSIIVTEKGNPIAVTPEQWDFPYYYRIETTGTVGGVVRKIALTGDFTVRVQRDNFARFALFTDHHSLPSGGTVWFTSRTNFSGPLHTNERYSFAFNPSGTFDGMVTQHHNSARFHNGGSSILSDADQNASIDVPVFNSDYERGVSEVNLESSVQQQDLIDQARGTDTTPGNGIFVANNGSNLIGGIFVRGDCNVNMSVNGSGNAVYTITQGATTKIVTVDISGNQTTVQTVAGPIQTFSGLPDGVDDVGTILYVDGAISSLGGTVQRDTKLTVASQNDVILTNHVMYEDYTPAVGTPGTPGYVAPHADDTNNMLGIVSWGGDVRIGTVAPDDINIHGSVMARNGVLTVDNYDDTAVGSRGVTTLLGGSITQFYGAFGQFNSVTEQQISGYGRNFVYDNRMSLGAAPPYFPSMRTFIAFTNDLTDKITWQEGGF, encoded by the coding sequence ATGAATAAGAAAAATACAAAAGGGACAGTTTTGATCGTTTCTCTGATGGCTGTTACGGTCCTCCTTATTTTGGGTGCGATGTTTATCGTTCGAGCCATCTCAGAAAAAGCTGCTTCTGACCGTGAACGTATGCTGACCCAAGCTTTTTATTTGGCCGACGGTGGTAGTCAGGTTGGAATTAATCAGATGGATGTATTGATCAATACGAATTTGATGGCCACTGTCAACAATACAAATCCGCAAGTTATTGCGAATGATGCAGCAGGTTATGTTGCTTCTGGTGATGGTTTAGGTTTTTTGATCCAGTATGCGCGCGATGGTGGCGCAGCACAATTTATATTGAATGGTGCGCAAGCACGTTATACGGGATCGGTTATTGCGGCGGGAAGCGGAACGTATCAGCACAGCATTATTGTTACCGAGAAGGGCAATCCGATTGCTGTAACTCCGGAGCAATGGGATTTTCCGTACTATTATCGGATTGAAACAACCGGAACTGTCGGTGGCGTTGTGCGAAAAATAGCCTTAACGGGCGATTTTACAGTTCGTGTCCAGAGAGATAATTTTGCGCGTTTTGCCTTATTCACAGATCATCACAGCTTGCCAAGCGGCGGGACAGTCTGGTTTACGAGCCGGACAAATTTTTCTGGGCCGCTCCATACAAACGAACGCTATAGTTTTGCGTTTAATCCAAGTGGAACTTTTGACGGCATGGTTACCCAACATCATAATAGCGCCAGGTTTCATAATGGTGGGTCGTCTATTTTATCGGATGCGGATCAAAATGCTTCCATTGATGTTCCGGTATTTAATAGTGATTATGAACGTGGCGTTTCTGAAGTCAATCTGGAGTCATCTGTTCAGCAACAAGATCTCATTGACCAAGCCAGGGGCACCGACACAACGCCGGGTAACGGCATTTTTGTTGCCAATAATGGGAGCAATCTTATTGGAGGAATTTTTGTTAGAGGCGACTGCAATGTCAATATGAGCGTTAATGGAAGCGGAAACGCTGTTTATACGATCACGCAAGGCGCGACAACAAAAATTGTCACGGTCGATATTTCCGGGAATCAAACAACTGTTCAGACGGTTGCAGGCCCGATCCAAACTTTTTCCGGACTTCCGGATGGCGTTGATGATGTTGGAACTATTCTTTATGTTGATGGAGCGATTTCCAGCCTCGGAGGAACGGTTCAGCGAGACACAAAGCTAACAGTTGCCAGTCAAAATGATGTTATTTTGACGAACCATGTCATGTATGAAGATTATACTCCGGCTGTCGGAACGCCGGGAACTCCGGGATATGTTGCCCCACATGCTGACGACACGAATAACATGCTGGGCATTGTTTCCTGGGGAGGCGACGTGAGGATCGGCACAGTAGCTCCGGACGACATAAATATTCATGGCTCTGTTATGGCGCGTAACGGTGTTCTTACCGTCGATAACTATGACGATACGGCTGTTGGATCTCGCGGTGTTACAACGCTTTTAGGAGGGTCTATTACTCAGTTCTATGGTGCGTTTGGACAATTTAATAGCGTAACGGAACAGCAGATTTCTGGTTATGGCCGCAATTTTGTATATGACAATAGAATGTCTTTAGGGGCTGCGCCTCCGTATTTCCCGAGTATGCGAACATTCATTGCATTTACAAATGACTTAACCGATAAAATCACTTGGCAAGAGGGAGGATTTTAA